A part of Lactobacillus sp. ESL0700 genomic DNA contains:
- the cas2e gene encoding type I-E CRISPR-associated endoribonuclease Cas2e, producing the protein MIVVTLTKVPQSLRGDLTKWYQEVQTGVYVGNVSARIRDLLWQRVEKNIGSGEATMVYSTNTELGYEIKTTRRNYDVVDYDGIPLVMRLNVDNMPQATKYGFSNAAKFHRAKVMAHNQKKVHTKISQPEITVLDLETTGLKAGRDQIIAIGAIKKLKDGSYQKFDQLIKIDQKIPKPITELTGITEKMLADNGIPLSLALVQLKDFIKSSILMGYNFHFDETFLSSGLVTCNLAELDNKTIDLMAIVKKTEKFLDNYQLATVLKFYNIENLQPHNALSDAQATMELANKLIKNGRIKF; encoded by the coding sequence ATGATTGTAGTTACTTTAACTAAAGTGCCACAGTCATTGCGAGGCGACCTTACTAAGTGGTATCAAGAAGTACAAACAGGTGTCTATGTGGGCAATGTTAGTGCAAGGATACGTGATTTATTGTGGCAACGAGTAGAGAAAAATATTGGTAGTGGTGAAGCGACCATGGTTTATAGTACCAATACTGAGTTGGGTTACGAGATTAAAACGACACGACGAAATTATGATGTTGTTGATTATGATGGTATTCCGCTAGTGATGCGGCTGAATGTTGATAATATGCCGCAAGCTACAAAGTATGGTTTTAGTAATGCAGCTAAATTTCATCGTGCAAAAGTGATGGCACATAATCAGAAAAAGGTTCACACTAAAATTTCACAGCCGGAAATTACTGTGTTGGATCTTGAAACAACAGGATTAAAAGCTGGTCGTGATCAAATTATTGCAATAGGTGCTATTAAAAAGCTAAAAGATGGTAGTTATCAAAAATTTGATCAATTAATTAAAATCGATCAAAAAATACCTAAACCAATAACTGAGCTTACGGGTATAACTGAAAAGATGCTGGCAGATAATGGGATACCACTTAGTTTAGCTCTTGTTCAGCTAAAAGATTTTATCAAGTCTTCTATTTTAATGGGTTATAATTTTCATTTTGATGAAACGTTTTTGTCTAGTGGTCTAGTTACTTGTAACTTAGCAGAATTAGATAATAAAACAATTGATTTAATGGCGATAGTTAAGAAAACCGAAAAGTTTCTCGATAACTACCAGTTGGCGACAGTATTAAAGTTTTATAATATTGAAAATTTGCAGCCACATAATGCATTATCTGATGCTCAGGCTACAATGGAATTAGCAAACAAACTAATAAAAAACGGTAGGATTAAATTTTAG
- the cas1e gene encoding type I-E CRISPR-associated endonuclease Cas1e — MVKNFGAKKPELSELARISDRITFLYFEHAKLNRQDSALMVSDSRGTVFVPAAIVSVLMLGPGVDVTHRAMELIGEAGMSVVWVGEYGVRQYAHGRSLNHSSRLLEAQAKLVSNKRSRVAIARKMYQMRFPDEDVSQLSMQELRGKEGSRVRRIYREQSKRTGVLWTRREYNPDDFEAQTPINKALTEAHQALYGLSYSVIVAMGASAGLGFVHTGHDLAFVYDFADLYKAEISIPVAFEITAKYGNDKDIATKTRLAMRDIFASGKLLTRMVTDLQNLLGVTEAKEANVINLWDDKLGLQKFGVQYHEIEEGSD; from the coding sequence ATGGTGAAAAACTTTGGCGCTAAGAAGCCAGAGCTATCAGAACTGGCTAGAATTAGTGATCGAATAACATTTCTTTATTTTGAACATGCTAAGTTGAACAGGCAAGATAGTGCCCTAATGGTTTCTGATAGTCGTGGTACTGTTTTTGTTCCAGCGGCAATTGTAAGTGTACTGATGTTAGGTCCAGGTGTTGATGTTACTCATCGAGCGATGGAACTAATTGGTGAGGCTGGTATGAGTGTAGTTTGGGTTGGTGAATACGGCGTGCGGCAATATGCTCATGGGCGCTCACTCAATCATTCTTCACGTTTACTTGAGGCTCAGGCAAAATTGGTGTCTAATAAACGCTCTCGAGTTGCAATTGCTAGAAAAATGTACCAAATGCGGTTTCCTGATGAAGACGTTTCGCAACTTTCAATGCAGGAATTGCGTGGCAAGGAAGGTAGTCGTGTTAGGCGAATATATCGTGAGCAATCTAAAAGAACAGGCGTCTTGTGGACGCGGCGCGAATATAATCCTGATGATTTTGAAGCACAAACGCCAATTAATAAGGCGTTGACTGAAGCTCATCAAGCTTTATATGGCCTAAGTTATAGCGTTATTGTTGCGATGGGTGCTTCTGCAGGCTTAGGCTTTGTCCATACAGGACATGATTTGGCATTTGTTTATGACTTTGCGGATTTATATAAAGCAGAGATTTCAATACCTGTTGCTTTTGAAATTACGGCCAAGTACGGTAATGATAAAGATATCGCTACTAAGACAAGGCTAGCCATGCGGGATATATTTGCTAGTGGTAAATTATTAACGCGAATGGTAACTGATTTGCAAAATTTACTTGGTGTGACAGAGGCAAAAGAAGCTAATGTGATTAACTTGTGGGATGACAAATTAGGCTTGCAAAAATTTGGTGTACAATATCACGAAATTGAAGAGGGCAGTGACTGA
- the cas6e gene encoding type I-E CRISPR-associated protein Cas6/Cse3/CasE: MYLSRVEIDVNNRQKIKDLTQLSAFHNWVEQSFPDEIRAGKRLRHLWRLDRLSGKLYLLILSEAKPNPEGLLRYGVARTVIIKNYDNFLSQIKQGEVMQFRLTANPSYRPKDQNKVYPHVTVAQQMQWLADRAEKSGFQVKYSENEQSFNIVSRDWPLLSYRGNRRVRLSRVTFEGILQVTDVELFKETLINGLGREKAFGMGLMTVIPRSK; encoded by the coding sequence ATGTATTTATCAAGAGTTGAGATCGATGTAAATAATCGACAAAAAATTAAAGATTTGACGCAACTTTCGGCTTTTCATAATTGGGTAGAGCAAAGCTTCCCAGATGAAATTAGAGCTGGTAAGAGATTGCGTCACTTGTGGCGGCTTGATCGTTTATCAGGAAAGTTATACTTATTGATTCTTAGTGAGGCCAAGCCTAATCCAGAAGGACTGTTGCGATATGGTGTTGCCAGAACAGTTATTATCAAAAATTACGATAATTTTTTAAGTCAAATCAAACAAGGCGAAGTTATGCAGTTTAGGCTGACTGCCAACCCATCTTACAGGCCAAAAGATCAAAATAAGGTATACCCTCATGTTACTGTGGCGCAACAAATGCAGTGGTTGGCTGATCGAGCAGAAAAATCTGGCTTTCAGGTTAAATATTCTGAAAATGAACAATCGTTTAACATTGTTAGTCGTGATTGGCCGCTGTTATCATATCGCGGTAATCGCAGAGTGCGTCTTAGTCGGGTTACGTTTGAGGGTATCTTGCAGGTTACCGATGTCGAACTGTTTAAAGAGACATTGATTAATGGATTGGGTCGTGAAAAGGCCTTTGGCATGGGATTGATGACGGTTATTCCGAGGTCAAAATAA
- the cas5e gene encoding type I-E CRISPR-associated protein Cas5/CasD, which yields MKTLTIRLTAPLQSYGNEASFERRTTGDYPAKSAIIGIIAAALGYGRDDQRIKQLNDLQFAVRIDQHGITLTDFQTVEWKKDTRKITYRDYLQDAVFVVAVGGDETTIEKIHFALKHPHYALFLGRRANVPAGVLQMDIKDGDPVSVLKQLPWRASDWYQKRQRRSATFRAEIIADADLLPDVNKSSMEVKDEAISFDSKARQYGFREVKTTVVELTNPVFKSDTEHDALSAL from the coding sequence ATGAAGACACTAACGATTAGGTTGACTGCGCCTTTGCAGTCTTATGGCAATGAAGCATCATTTGAACGGCGGACAACAGGCGATTATCCAGCAAAAAGTGCAATAATAGGGATAATTGCCGCAGCATTGGGATATGGTCGTGATGATCAACGGATTAAGCAGTTAAATGATTTACAATTTGCTGTTCGAATTGACCAACATGGGATAACTTTAACCGATTTTCAGACGGTTGAATGGAAAAAAGATACACGAAAGATCACCTATCGTGACTACTTGCAAGATGCTGTTTTTGTTGTAGCTGTTGGTGGTGACGAGACTACCATTGAAAAAATCCATTTTGCATTAAAGCACCCGCATTATGCCTTATTTTTAGGCAGACGTGCAAATGTTCCTGCTGGCGTTTTACAAATGGATATTAAAGATGGCGATCCAGTTTCTGTGTTAAAACAATTGCCGTGGAGAGCCTCTGATTGGTATCAAAAACGGCAAAGGCGCAGTGCCACATTTAGAGCGGAAATCATTGCGGATGCGGATTTATTGCCGGATGTTAATAAATCGAGTATGGAAGTAAAAGATGAAGCTATATCATTTGATTCAAAAGCACGTCAGTATGGCTTTCGCGAGGTTAAAACCACAGTAGTTGAACTTACCAATCCTGTTTTTAAATCAGATACTGAGCATGATGCTTTGTCAGCTTTATAA
- the cas7e gene encoding type I-E CRISPR-associated protein Cas7/Cse4/CasC, which yields MTNKNLYLDLNVLQTVPSSNINRDDTGAPKTALYGGVTRARVSSQSWKKAMRDYFRDESASVGTRTKEVAEFLAKKVQSLDNSLDEEAAMEKATAILTAAGIKVKKDKKSGKTLTGALLLVSPGQVDKLAQYALNHDKFDDKDIKKEIKQILKEDNSLDLALFGRMVADNPELNVDASAQVAHAISTHEIIPEYDYFTALDDLQSDDANGAAMLGTIEYDSATLYRYANINVKDLAKNLGNQDAIQSIIAFIKAFTLSMPTGKQNTFANKTLPNYIMVTLRPDTPVNLVSAFEEPVVTKGGFVKNSIQKLEDEYQSTNSMLEEPLLNVVLSRDGSGQLEKVTKLSELLDQISAALTKVMQDEDTND from the coding sequence ATGACTAACAAAAACTTATATTTAGATCTTAATGTATTACAAACAGTGCCATCGTCAAACATTAACCGTGATGATACTGGTGCACCTAAAACGGCATTGTATGGTGGTGTTACACGGGCGCGTGTTTCTTCACAAAGCTGGAAAAAAGCGATGCGTGATTACTTTAGAGACGAAAGTGCCTCGGTTGGAACAAGGACTAAAGAAGTTGCCGAATTTTTGGCAAAAAAAGTGCAATCTTTGGATAATTCTTTGGACGAAGAAGCTGCTATGGAAAAGGCAACAGCAATTTTGACTGCTGCAGGAATTAAGGTTAAAAAGGATAAGAAGTCAGGCAAGACTTTAACAGGCGCGCTTTTATTAGTTAGTCCTGGACAAGTTGATAAATTAGCCCAGTATGCACTTAACCATGATAAATTTGATGATAAAGATATTAAGAAGGAAATTAAGCAAATCTTGAAGGAGGATAATTCCTTAGACTTAGCTTTGTTTGGCCGGATGGTTGCTGATAATCCAGAATTAAATGTTGATGCGTCGGCTCAAGTTGCCCATGCAATTTCGACACATGAAATTATTCCAGAATATGACTACTTCACAGCACTCGATGATTTGCAATCAGATGATGCTAATGGTGCAGCAATGCTGGGAACGATTGAATATGATTCTGCAACTTTATACCGCTATGCAAATATTAATGTTAAAGATTTGGCTAAAAATTTAGGCAATCAAGATGCTATTCAAAGTATAATTGCCTTTATTAAAGCCTTTACTTTGTCAATGCCAACAGGTAAACAAAACACGTTTGCAAATAAGACTTTGCCAAATTATATTATGGTTACACTGCGTCCAGATACTCCAGTTAATTTGGTTTCAGCATTTGAAGAACCAGTTGTGACCAAAGGTGGTTTTGTTAAAAATTCTATTCAGAAGTTAGAAGATGAATATCAATCTACTAATAGCATGCTTGAAGAGCCTCTTCTTAATGTTGTGCTTTCGCGAGATGGTAGTGGGCAACTTGAAAAAGTCACAAAACTTTCTGAATTACTAGATCAGATATCTGCAGCTTTGACAAAGGTTATGCAAGATGAAGACACTAACGATTAG
- the casB gene encoding type I-E CRISPR-associated protein Cse2/CasB, translated as MEYDYAIRKITAKIIDRLYDNGNLDKAALASLRSAATITSQRAQNVWPLLMKYLPEQFLSKNGEPTIGEIAVFAAIRLYAIQQQGKDELVCGDSTKKKAKDNAEADGVSLFTALSKLRANEDVRVALDRRIQPLLATNNIASVINSLTHLVEIQKATNQAVKIDYPLLAQDLYDFQTNYHRAGNVRLSWGQQYFRVTNSDSIKGEEND; from the coding sequence ATGGAATATGATTATGCAATCAGAAAAATAACGGCTAAAATCATTGACCGACTTTATGATAATGGCAATTTGGATAAAGCCGCTTTAGCAAGCTTAAGAAGTGCCGCGACAATTACTAGTCAGCGTGCACAAAACGTTTGGCCATTATTAATGAAGTATTTACCAGAACAATTTTTAAGTAAAAATGGTGAGCCGACAATTGGTGAAATTGCTGTATTTGCTGCAATACGCCTTTATGCAATTCAGCAGCAAGGTAAAGATGAATTAGTTTGTGGCGATTCAACAAAGAAAAAAGCTAAAGATAATGCAGAAGCTGATGGGGTAAGCTTGTTCACTGCTCTTTCTAAGTTAAGAGCAAATGAAGATGTGAGAGTAGCACTAGATCGGCGTATTCAACCATTACTAGCAACAAATAATATTGCTAGTGTTATCAATTCGCTAACGCATCTAGTAGAAATCCAAAAAGCTACTAATCAGGCAGTAAAAATTGACTATCCACTACTAGCACAAGATTTATATGATTTTCAGACAAATTATCATCGTGCGGGTAATGTTCGCTTATCGTGGGGTCAACAATATTTTAGAGTAACTAACTCAGATAGTATTAAAGGAGAAGAAAATGACTAA
- a CDS encoding type I-E CRISPR-associated protein Cse1/CasA, with protein sequence MIEKDFNLTTDSWLKVIDRQTGQEQRVSLIELFKNAQNYRQLAGDMRAQDLAIMRLLLAILTTVYSRFDAAGQSYEWLEDEKDSFKAGAVISDDYDEDEIDDDLLATWQSLYQKGHFTEIVTKYLEHYADKFAFFGDHPFYQVTKAEYDELVPDNKAVAKGTGTVSVKQINRRISESNNTPALFAPKAGEGKNQIAVDELARWIITYQSFTGVTDKTKIKADEKFSVSPGWLYKLNPVFAQGKTLFETLMLNLVLFSQEPARQRPVWEYVSAKEYVSERQKNLLPNNIAELYTSWSRILHIEWNNTGEPTIFSAGLPKIVSDNAMIEPMTVWKYDKKTATYRPAVRRLQSLGKAMWRSFGNYVNANKVHDNREPGIVVWLRLLKEKQAIPHNKLLTLASVDLIDDDNATSQSPVAEVTDDMTINADVLFDENDADYWPAQIEAVIEKTQTVGSYFWQFARDVGEIRGFKDNSLKEFANRLSAKFYYGLNQPFKDWLAGLTNHDERGEKVLLWEKQLKQHAFAEAKKVMDTSSSRDVKGVLTDKGLRNIFTINNYFKYRVNSELKKE encoded by the coding sequence ATGATTGAAAAAGATTTTAATTTAACTACGGATTCTTGGCTTAAAGTAATCGATAGGCAAACCGGTCAAGAGCAACGAGTTTCTTTAATTGAATTATTTAAAAATGCGCAAAATTATCGGCAATTAGCTGGTGACATGCGAGCACAAGATTTAGCGATTATGCGACTTTTATTAGCAATCTTAACGACAGTCTATTCTCGTTTTGATGCAGCTGGTCAATCTTATGAATGGTTAGAAGATGAAAAGGATTCGTTTAAAGCTGGTGCGGTAATTTCTGATGATTATGATGAAGACGAAATTGATGATGACTTATTAGCAACTTGGCAAAGTTTATACCAAAAAGGACATTTTACAGAGATTGTTACTAAATATTTAGAGCATTACGCTGATAAATTTGCTTTCTTTGGTGACCATCCTTTTTATCAGGTAACAAAAGCTGAATATGATGAGCTAGTTCCAGATAATAAGGCTGTTGCCAAGGGTACAGGAACAGTATCAGTTAAGCAAATTAATAGACGCATTTCTGAAAGTAACAATACTCCAGCGCTCTTTGCACCGAAAGCTGGTGAAGGTAAAAACCAAATTGCAGTCGATGAATTGGCTAGATGGATAATTACTTACCAAAGCTTTACTGGGGTAACTGATAAAACTAAGATTAAAGCAGATGAAAAATTCTCAGTTTCACCTGGTTGGCTGTATAAATTAAATCCTGTTTTTGCTCAGGGTAAAACTCTTTTTGAAACTTTGATGTTAAACCTAGTTTTATTTAGTCAAGAGCCAGCACGGCAAAGACCAGTCTGGGAATATGTAAGCGCAAAAGAGTACGTGAGTGAACGCCAAAAAAATCTTTTACCGAATAATATTGCAGAGCTGTATACAAGTTGGTCACGGATTTTGCATATTGAATGGAATAATACTGGGGAGCCAACTATCTTTAGTGCAGGATTGCCCAAAATTGTCAGTGATAATGCAATGATTGAACCGATGACAGTCTGGAAATATGATAAAAAGACAGCGACTTATAGGCCAGCAGTTAGAAGATTGCAGTCATTAGGCAAAGCAATGTGGCGCAGTTTCGGTAATTACGTTAATGCCAATAAGGTTCATGATAACAGGGAGCCAGGAATTGTTGTTTGGCTGCGATTACTTAAAGAAAAACAGGCAATTCCGCACAATAAATTATTGACATTGGCGTCCGTGGACTTGATTGATGATGATAATGCGACATCACAATCTCCGGTTGCTGAAGTTACTGATGATATGACTATTAATGCCGATGTTCTTTTTGATGAAAATGATGCAGATTATTGGCCAGCGCAAATTGAAGCAGTGATTGAAAAGACGCAGACAGTTGGGTCATACTTTTGGCAATTTGCACGTGATGTTGGCGAAATTCGCGGATTTAAAGACAATTCGCTTAAGGAGTTTGCTAATCGCTTAAGCGCCAAGTTTTATTATGGATTAAATCAACCGTTTAAAGATTGGCTCGCAGGCTTAACTAATCATGATGAACGTGGTGAAAAGGTATTACTTTGGGAAAAGCAGCTTAAACAGCATGCTTTTGCAGAAGCTAAAAAGGTAATGGATACTAGTTCATCACGTGATGTAAAAGGGGTTCTTACCGATAAAGGCCTTAGAAATATTTTCACGATTAATAACTATTTTAAATATCGTGTTAATTCTGAATTGAAGAAGGAGTGA
- the cas3 gene encoding CRISPR-associated helicase Cas3' produces MPALSSKTLALWAKKNTEDGQQKWLPLIAHLTDTKNVINFLYNHWLSNNQRQFLKGNFSDDEIHKLVKFLGFIHDLGKATPAFQTKKAYIHDDDLDNALIEKLIRQGFYDLDNLELPLRRESPHNRAGEALLLKFGVPENVAALIGGHHGKPESTTPYDEIRNHTANYYQSDQNETLKTPWQQVQKELFEYGLAIAGYQSVADIPDITQPQAVILEGLIIMADWLASSERTHNGEELFPLIRLDQTWHDLNMEERFEQAMHNWYLGDEWEPQKVSETTDPYEKRWQFKARPVQKTITKAIGETTDPGMIIVEAPMGLGKTEIALVAAEQLAYITGADGLFMGLPTQATSNAMFKRVEYWLQKLSAEQQSDFSIELMHSKKAFNSEYKRLPDAENVADDTDTGAVTVNSWFSGKKTILTKFTIGTIDNLLSMGLKQKHLFLKHLGLSGKIVVIDEVHAYDAYMSQYLYKAITWLGTYHVPIVILSATLPIEKRQALIKAYLKGKYNRKERKQFKAPADWENNQAYPLVSILDGCQLKQISEFPGQSDQKVQKLQVERINLPDDELVAAILDKIKAGGIAGVIVNTVKRAQALAKLVAQTDVEFMVLHSAFLAPERTAQETKLQNAIGKKDKKNKKDKRPEKLVVIGTQVLEQSLDIDFDVLYTDIAPIDLILQRAGRLHRHEIVRPKSLEQPQLYVMGINDLGDYGAANESIYHKYLLMKTDHFLPDTITLPDDISNLVQQVYNPETDSKVAGIEKAKEEFDLYINEEKEKAKKFQIKNPQLKEPIHGWLNYEQSGVDKDEEKASRAVRDIQETIEVILLKHTAKGDFLINGQDLAQVSDYDISEQVIRLPTAMTQYVTAIDDVIKSLEKITSKYYADWQNSVWLKGALALPLDENLTTTLGKWKLQYSEQFGLSYTKDDDDD; encoded by the coding sequence ATGCCAGCTTTATCAAGTAAAACTTTAGCATTGTGGGCAAAGAAAAATACAGAAGACGGTCAACAAAAATGGTTACCATTGATTGCTCACTTAACAGATACTAAAAATGTAATTAATTTTTTATATAATCATTGGCTGTCTAATAATCAGCGTCAATTTTTAAAAGGAAATTTTTCTGATGACGAAATTCATAAATTAGTCAAGTTCTTGGGCTTTATTCATGACCTCGGTAAGGCTACACCAGCTTTTCAAACTAAAAAAGCATATATTCATGATGATGATTTAGATAATGCTTTGATTGAAAAGCTAATCAGGCAAGGGTTCTATGATCTTGATAATTTGGAATTACCGTTGCGAAGAGAATCCCCTCATAACCGAGCAGGAGAAGCTTTATTACTAAAATTTGGTGTGCCAGAAAATGTGGCCGCATTGATTGGCGGCCATCATGGTAAGCCTGAGTCTACTACTCCTTATGATGAAATTAGGAATCATACAGCAAATTATTATCAAAGTGATCAAAATGAAACCCTGAAAACACCTTGGCAGCAAGTCCAAAAAGAATTATTTGAATATGGTTTAGCAATTGCAGGTTATCAAAGTGTTGCAGATATTCCGGACATTACTCAACCGCAAGCTGTGATATTGGAAGGCCTAATAATTATGGCTGATTGGCTAGCTTCAAGTGAGCGTACACATAATGGTGAAGAGCTCTTTCCATTAATTAGACTAGATCAAACTTGGCATGATTTAAATATGGAAGAACGTTTTGAGCAAGCGATGCATAATTGGTATCTTGGCGATGAATGGGAGCCGCAAAAAGTTTCTGAAACAACTGACCCATATGAAAAGAGATGGCAGTTTAAAGCAAGACCCGTTCAAAAGACAATAACTAAAGCAATTGGTGAAACAACTGATCCGGGAATGATTATTGTCGAAGCACCAATGGGTTTAGGTAAAACAGAGATTGCACTGGTTGCTGCTGAACAGTTAGCTTATATTACCGGTGCAGATGGGTTGTTTATGGGATTGCCAACACAAGCAACTAGTAATGCCATGTTTAAACGAGTTGAGTATTGGTTGCAAAAACTATCTGCTGAGCAACAAAGTGATTTTTCAATTGAATTAATGCACAGTAAAAAAGCGTTTAATAGCGAATACAAAAGGCTACCTGATGCGGAAAATGTGGCAGATGATACAGATACTGGGGCTGTTACAGTTAATAGTTGGTTTTCTGGGAAAAAGACTATCCTGACTAAGTTCACGATTGGTACGATCGATAATCTACTTTCAATGGGATTAAAGCAAAAGCATTTGTTTTTAAAGCATTTAGGATTGAGCGGCAAAATAGTCGTGATTGATGAGGTCCATGCTTATGATGCATACATGAGTCAATATTTGTATAAAGCAATCACATGGCTAGGTACATACCATGTTCCTATTGTAATTTTGTCAGCAACATTGCCAATAGAAAAAAGGCAAGCTCTGATTAAAGCCTATTTGAAAGGTAAATATAACCGAAAAGAACGTAAACAATTTAAAGCACCTGCTGATTGGGAAAATAACCAAGCATATCCATTAGTAAGTATTCTGGATGGCTGTCAGTTAAAGCAAATTTCAGAATTTCCTGGTCAAAGCGACCAGAAAGTACAAAAGTTGCAGGTTGAAAGAATTAATTTACCTGATGATGAATTAGTAGCTGCCATTTTAGACAAGATAAAGGCTGGTGGAATTGCTGGAGTTATTGTAAATACAGTTAAGCGTGCACAAGCATTGGCTAAATTAGTTGCGCAAACCGATGTGGAATTCATGGTTTTACACTCTGCTTTTTTAGCACCAGAACGAACAGCACAGGAAACCAAATTGCAAAATGCAATTGGTAAAAAAGATAAGAAAAACAAAAAAGACAAGCGACCCGAAAAATTAGTTGTAATTGGGACACAGGTTTTAGAGCAATCTTTGGATATTGACTTTGATGTTCTTTATACAGATATTGCACCAATTGATTTGATTTTGCAGCGAGCGGGGCGGTTGCATCGTCATGAAATTGTTAGACCAAAAAGTTTAGAGCAGCCACAACTTTATGTGATGGGAATTAATGACTTGGGCGATTATGGTGCAGCTAATGAGAGTATTTATCATAAATATTTGTTGATGAAGACGGATCATTTTTTGCCAGATACTATTACGTTACCTGATGATATTTCTAATCTTGTCCAGCAAGTTTATAATCCTGAAACTGATTCTAAAGTTGCTGGAATTGAAAAGGCAAAAGAAGAATTTGACTTGTACATTAATGAAGAAAAAGAAAAAGCTAAAAAATTTCAAATTAAAAATCCGCAACTTAAGGAACCAATTCATGGCTGGCTGAATTATGAGCAATCAGGTGTTGATAAGGATGAAGAAAAGGCAAGTAGGGCTGTTCGGGATATTCAAGAAACAATTGAAGTTATTTTGCTTAAGCATACAGCTAAGGGTGACTTTTTAATTAATGGTCAAGATTTGGCTCAGGTTTCAGATTATGATATTTCAGAGCAAGTAATCAGACTACCAACAGCAATGACACAGTATGTAACTGCAATTGATGATGTAATTAAATCCTTAGAAAAGATTACTAGTAAGTATTATGCAGACTGGCAAAATAGCGTTTGGCTCAAGGGAGCCTTAGCTCTTCCTTTAGATGAGAATTTAACAACTACTCTTGGTAAGTGGAAATTGCAGTATTCGGAACAATTTGGTTTGAGTTATACAAAGGATGATGATGATGATTGA
- a CDS encoding EamA family transporter, with the protein MVSAKKRHLWAFLAGLACVMWGISGLFAKSLFNVSPEITPIWLTQMRMVVSGVVLLIIAGAVNQKPIATMKNKHDAWVIIAYGIFGLLPVQLFYFITVQKANPAIATILQFIGPFFVIAYLVIRHQQTLRVLDMLAAITAFIGVILLATHGNFSHLAITPEVLMWGLLAAVGVATNTLIPINLLHRVSSLVVTGWGLLSAGICLTIIHPAWPHTHLTGQVWLSVAVVIVIGTLIPFQLMTNSLRFIKASTASLLDAFEPLSATIGSVLCFGLIMSPLDWLGALLVVTAAMALNVTPKKRRKNA; encoded by the coding sequence ATGGTATCAGCTAAGAAGAGACATTTATGGGCCTTTCTTGCGGGCTTAGCCTGTGTTATGTGGGGGATTTCGGGGCTATTTGCCAAGTCATTATTTAACGTAAGTCCAGAAATTACGCCGATTTGGCTTACACAAATGCGGATGGTAGTTTCTGGTGTTGTTTTATTAATAATTGCTGGAGCAGTTAATCAAAAGCCGATAGCAACGATGAAAAATAAGCATGACGCGTGGGTGATTATCGCGTACGGTATTTTTGGCTTGCTACCAGTGCAGTTGTTTTATTTTATTACCGTGCAAAAAGCCAATCCGGCGATTGCAACAATCCTGCAATTTATTGGGCCGTTTTTTGTGATCGCTTACTTAGTTATTCGCCACCAGCAGACTTTACGTGTGTTAGATATGTTAGCTGCAATCACGGCATTTATTGGTGTTATTTTGCTGGCAACGCATGGTAATTTTAGTCATTTGGCGATTACGCCCGAAGTACTCATGTGGGGGCTATTAGCCGCAGTTGGCGTGGCAACCAACACTTTAATTCCGATTAATTTATTGCACCGCGTTTCTAGTTTGGTGGTCACAGGCTGGGGACTACTCTCTGCTGGAATTTGTTTGACAATTATTCATCCAGCCTGGCCGCACACACATTTAACAGGACAAGTCTGGCTGTCCGTTGCCGTAGTAATTGTGATTGGTACGCTTATTCCGTTTCAATTAATGACTAACTCATTGCGATTTATCAAGGCATCAACGGCTAGTTTGCTTGACGCTTTTGAGCCATTATCCGCAACAATTGGATCCGTTTTGTGCTTCGGCTTAATTATGTCGCCACTTGATTGGCTTGGCGCACTTTTGGTAGTTACTGCAGCGATGGCGCTGAATGTCACACCTAAGAAGAGGAGGAAAAACGCCTAG